Proteins from one Burkholderia sp. genomic window:
- the def gene encoding peptide deformylase, with amino-acid sequence MALLNILHYPDKRLHKVAKPVDVVNARIRQLVADMAETMYAAPGIGLAATQVDVHERVIVIDISEDKKVLQVFINPEIVWSSDVKQVYEEGCLSLPGVYDEIARPDQVRVRALDRDGQPFELECEGLLAVCIQHEIDHLMGRVFIQYLSSLKQKRIKSNSKMKKLERAM; translated from the coding sequence ATGGCGCTTCTAAATATTCTACATTACCCCGACAAACGGCTACACAAGGTGGCCAAGCCCGTCGACGTAGTCAATGCTCGCATCCGCCAGCTGGTCGCCGACATGGCTGAGACCATGTACGCCGCACCCGGAATCGGCCTAGCCGCCACCCAGGTGGACGTGCACGAGCGCGTGATCGTGATCGACATCTCCGAGGATAAGAAGGTGCTGCAAGTCTTTATCAATCCAGAGATTGTCTGGTCCAGCGACGTCAAGCAGGTCTACGAAGAAGGCTGCTTGTCGCTGCCGGGCGTCTACGATGAGATCGCGCGGCCCGACCAGGTACGAGTGCGCGCACTCGACCGCGACGGACAGCCATTCGAACTCGAGTGCGAGGGATTGCTTGCGGTCTGTATCCAGCATGAGATAGATCATCTGATGGGCCGCGTGTTCATCCAGTACCTCTCGTCGCTCAAGCAGAAGCGCATTAAAAGCAATAGCAAAATGAAGAAACTTGAACGCGCGATGTGA
- the clpS gene encoding ATP-dependent Clp protease adapter ClpS has translation MYGVYPGHAGQHTVLERSEQRLQPPSRYKAVLLNDDFTPMECVVMVVQEYFRKERETAMQIMLKVPREGRGVCEVYTRDIASTKVEQVVTHALQAGHPLQCMMEET, from the coding sequence GTGTATGGCGTTTATCCCGGACACGCAGGACAACACACTGTCCTGGAACGCAGCGAGCAGAGGCTGCAGCCGCCTTCGAGGTACAAGGCGGTGTTGCTCAACGACGACTTCACCCCGATGGAATGCGTTGTCATGGTGGTTCAGGAGTACTTTAGGAAGGAGCGTGAGACCGCGATGCAAATCATGCTAAAGGTCCCTCGTGAGGGGCGGGGGGTATGCGAGGTCTACACGCGAGACATCGCGTCGACCAAAGTCGAGCAAGTTGTTACCCATGCGCTGCAGGCAGGGCATCCGCTGCAGTGCATGATGGAGGAAACATGA
- a CDS encoding dihydrofolate reductase has protein sequence MPPPLTLIVARARNGVIGRDNQLPWKLPEDLAFFKRTTMGASIVMGRKTHESIGRPLPGRRNIVVTHNATRHFEGCDTVGSLAEALAVAARDGAVEAFLIGGAQLYAEGLGQANKLIVTEIDADFEGDATFPALDLTRWREDSRETHRAGVPNDFGYAFVSYTLLGPA, from the coding sequence ATGCCTCCTCCCCTGACCCTAATCGTCGCACGCGCCCGCAATGGCGTGATCGGTCGTGACAATCAGCTCCCCTGGAAGCTTCCCGAGGACCTAGCCTTCTTCAAGCGTACCACCATGGGGGCGTCGATCGTGATGGGCCGCAAGACCCACGAGTCGATCGGTCGGCCTTTGCCGGGGCGCCGCAACATCGTGGTCACGCACAATGCCACGCGCCACTTCGAGGGCTGCGACACGGTCGGCTCGCTGGCCGAGGCGCTGGCCGTGGCGGCGCGCGATGGCGCGGTCGAAGCCTTCCTGATCGGCGGTGCCCAGCTCTATGCCGAAGGACTCGGCCAGGCTAACAAGCTGATCGTCACCGAGATTGACGCTGATTTCGAAGGCGACGCTACTTTCCCGGCCCTGGATCTGACCCGCTGGCGCGAAGACTCGCGCGAAACGCATCGCGCGGGCGTGCCGAACGACTTCGGCTACGCTTTCGTTAGTTACACGCTCCTGGGTCCGGCCTGA
- a CDS encoding IS5 family transposase encodes MRKDIHKTSEPKARYHVRNWAAYNAGLINRENMTIWIDEAILARIPDAIPTRGRPCLYGDALIQALLGVKSVYRLTLRALQGFTKSLRDLAFPSLPVPNYATLFRRAKTLDVELPIFRDNEPIHLVIDSTGLKVYGEGEWKVRQHGYSKRRTWRKVQLALNVNTGQLHAALMTNQNVADGDALAKLLDQIPREEQIDVIGGDGAYDTKPCHAAIAARSAIPSMPPREGAAHWPADMPGAAWRNGTVDAIARDGRREWKQHSGYHRRSLAENAMYRFKTLTGNCFWARHIDAQATEVSIRVGVINRMADLARPQSVRIA; translated from the coding sequence ATGCGCAAGGACATACACAAGACAAGTGAGCCGAAGGCACGCTACCATGTCAGGAATTGGGCAGCTTATAATGCAGGCCTGATCAACCGGGAGAACATGACGATATGGATAGATGAAGCCATCCTTGCCAGAATACCCGACGCCATACCCACACGTGGTCGCCCGTGTTTATACGGCGATGCGCTGATTCAGGCATTACTTGGCGTGAAGAGCGTCTATCGACTGACGTTGCGCGCCCTGCAAGGTTTCACCAAAAGTCTACGCGATTTGGCCTTCCCAAGCTTGCCGGTGCCGAATTACGCCACGCTCTTTCGTCGTGCAAAAACGCTTGATGTCGAACTGCCGATCTTTCGCGACAACGAACCGATCCATCTGGTTATCGACAGCACCGGTCTGAAGGTCTATGGCGAAGGTGAATGGAAGGTGCGCCAGCACGGCTACTCGAAGCGGCGCACCTGGCGTAAAGTCCAGCTCGCGCTCAACGTAAATACGGGTCAACTGCATGCCGCGCTAATGACGAATCAGAATGTGGCTGACGGTGACGCTCTGGCCAAGTTGCTCGACCAGATTCCACGCGAAGAACAAATCGATGTCATCGGCGGTGACGGTGCCTACGACACCAAGCCATGCCATGCGGCCATTGCTGCACGCAGTGCTATTCCTTCGATGCCGCCACGCGAGGGTGCCGCTCATTGGCCAGCGGATATGCCCGGTGCGGCGTGGCGTAATGGCACGGTTGATGCAATTGCCCGTGACGGTCGTCGAGAATGGAAGCAACACAGTGGCTACCACCGGCGATCGCTTGCCGAGAATGCGATGTATCGGTTCAAGACCCTCACCGGCAACTGTTTCTGGGCGCGTCACATCGACGCGCAGGCGACCGAGGTCTCCATTCGCGTCGGCGTCATCAACCGTATGGCGGACCTCGCTCGTCCGCAATCCGTTCGTATCGCCTGA
- the lysA gene encoding diaminopimelate decarboxylase produces the protein MTHPVFDYVNGMLHAEGIPTDKLAKHFGTPLYIYSRAALTTAYKAYTQACEGRRAAIHVAVKANSNLGVLNVFARLGAGFDIVSGGERARVLAAGGKAKNVVFSGVGKSAEEMRMALQAGVKCFNVESLPELDRLNAVAGLLRKRAPVSLRVNPDIGPKTHPYISTGLKANKFGVAFAESRSSYRAAGALPNLQVVGIDCHIGSQITELSPHLDALDKVLDLVEQIEADGIPIHHINIGGGLGITYADETPPTIGDFVAAVFGRLDARGHGQREVYFEPGRSLTGNAGILLTRVEFLKPGEEKNFAIVDAAMNDLARPATYEAYHAIVPVKEQSGHASAVYDVVGPVCESGDWLGRERTLAIAPGELLAIRSAGAYGFVMSSNYNTRPRAAEVLVDGANAYLVRARETIESLLGGEAILPDS, from the coding sequence ATGACTCACCCTGTTTTTGATTACGTGAACGGCATGCTGCATGCCGAGGGCATTCCAACCGACAAGCTCGCCAAACACTTTGGCACGCCCCTCTACATCTATTCGCGCGCCGCGCTGACAACCGCCTACAAAGCCTATACGCAGGCCTGCGAGGGCCGCCGAGCCGCAATCCACGTGGCCGTCAAGGCGAACAGTAACCTCGGCGTGCTCAACGTGTTCGCGCGCCTGGGTGCCGGCTTTGACATCGTCTCGGGCGGCGAGCGCGCGCGTGTGCTGGCAGCTGGCGGAAAGGCGAAAAACGTGGTGTTTTCAGGCGTCGGCAAGAGTGCTGAGGAAATGCGTATGGCGCTGCAGGCCGGCGTGAAGTGCTTCAACGTCGAGTCGCTCCCTGAGCTTGACCGTCTCAACGCAGTAGCCGGCTTGCTCAGAAAACGCGCGCCGGTCTCACTGCGCGTGAATCCCGACATCGGCCCGAAAACACATCCTTACATCTCCACCGGCCTAAAGGCCAACAAGTTTGGGGTGGCCTTCGCCGAGTCGCGTTCCAGCTACCGTGCCGCGGGCGCGCTGCCGAACCTGCAGGTGGTCGGCATCGACTGCCACATCGGCTCGCAGATCACCGAGTTGAGCCCCCATCTCGACGCGCTCGATAAGGTGCTCGACCTAGTCGAGCAGATCGAGGCCGACGGCATCCCGATCCATCACATCAATATCGGCGGCGGCCTGGGCATCACCTACGCCGACGAGACGCCGCCCACGATCGGCGACTTCGTGGCGGCGGTATTCGGCAGGCTCGATGCGCGCGGCCACGGCCAGCGCGAGGTCTATTTCGAACCGGGCCGCTCGCTGACCGGCAATGCTGGCATCTTGCTGACGCGCGTCGAATTCCTCAAGCCGGGCGAGGAGAAGAACTTCGCAATCGTCGACGCGGCCATGAACGACCTGGCGCGCCCGGCCACGTACGAGGCCTATCATGCGATCGTGCCAGTCAAAGAGCAAAGCGGGCATGCCAGCGCTGTCTATGACGTGGTCGGTCCGGTCTGTGAAAGCGGCGACTGGCTCGGTCGCGAGCGCACGCTGGCGATCGCCCCTGGCGAGCTGTTGGCGATCCGCTCGGCTGGTGCCTATGGCTTTGTGATGAGCTCGAACTACAACACGCGCCCGCGCGCGGCCGAAGTGTTGGTCGACGGTGCCAACGCTTACCTGGTGCGCGCGCGAGAGACCATCGAAAGCTTATTGGGCGGCGAGGCGATCCTACCCGACTCATAA
- the clpA gene encoding ATP-dependent Clp protease ATP-binding subunit ClpA translates to MIAQELEVSLHMAFMEARQARHEFITVEHLLLALVDNPTSTEMLRACAANVEDLRQNLRNCIHDNTPTVPGTMDVDTQPTLGFQRVIQRAIMHVQSTSNGKKEVTCGNVLVAIFGEQDSHAVYYLQQQGITRLDVVNFIAHGIAKIGNTDAAKDGSGTPESEDANAQKETSLAEFTQNLNQMAKDGRIDPLIGRETEVERVVQVLCRRRKNNPLLVGEAGVGKTAIAEGLAWRITRGEVSASLANAQVFSLDMGALLAGTKYRGDFEQRLKTVLKELKERPYAILFIDEIHTLIGVGAASGGTLDASTLLKPALSSGNLKCIGATTFTECRGIFEKDMALSRRFQKVDVNEPSVKQTVAILRGLKSRFEAYHGVKYSSDALWASAELSARFITDRHLPDKAIDVIDEAGAAQRILPKSKQKGTIGTSEIEAIISKIARVPSQSVSQDDRSRLQTLARDLKSVVFGQEPAIDALAAAIKMARAGLGKRDKPIGGFLFSGPTGVGKTEVARQLAFTLGIELIRFDMSEYMEGHAVSRLIGAPPGYVGFNQGGLLTDAVTTKPHCVLLLDEIEKAHPDIFNLLLQVMDYGTLTDNNGRKTDFRNVIIIMTTNAGTESMQKATIGFTSRREVGDEMLEIKRFFTPEFRNRLDATISFRSLDEEIIMRVVDKFLIQLEDQLHERKVDARFTDALRKYLSKKGFDPLMGARPMQRLIQDTIRCALADELLFGKLVNGGYVTVDVDENNTVQLSCDNSTEPLKPSEETLQLE, encoded by the coding sequence ATGATTGCCCAGGAATTGGAAGTTAGCCTGCACATGGCGTTCATGGAAGCGCGCCAGGCGCGGCACGAGTTTATCACAGTCGAACACCTGTTGCTAGCGCTGGTCGACAACCCAACCTCGACTGAAATGCTGCGCGCCTGCGCGGCCAATGTCGAAGACCTGCGCCAAAACCTACGCAACTGCATCCACGACAATACACCCACGGTGCCGGGCACCATGGACGTCGACACCCAGCCGACACTTGGTTTCCAGCGCGTGATCCAGCGCGCGATCATGCACGTGCAATCCACCTCGAACGGCAAGAAGGAAGTGACGTGCGGGAACGTGCTCGTGGCGATCTTCGGCGAGCAGGATTCCCATGCGGTTTACTACCTACAGCAGCAGGGCATCACGCGCCTAGACGTGGTGAATTTCATCGCGCACGGCATCGCGAAGATAGGTAACACAGATGCGGCCAAGGATGGTTCCGGCACGCCTGAATCGGAAGATGCGAACGCGCAGAAGGAAACCTCACTCGCGGAGTTCACGCAAAACCTGAACCAGATGGCCAAGGACGGTCGCATCGATCCGCTGATTGGTCGAGAGACGGAGGTCGAGCGTGTAGTGCAGGTGCTCTGCCGCCGTCGCAAGAACAACCCGCTGCTGGTCGGCGAGGCAGGTGTTGGCAAGACCGCGATAGCCGAGGGCTTAGCCTGGCGCATCACACGCGGCGAGGTGTCAGCTAGTCTGGCTAACGCTCAGGTATTCTCGCTCGACATGGGCGCGCTGCTGGCAGGCACCAAGTATCGTGGCGATTTCGAGCAGCGCCTGAAGACGGTGCTCAAGGAGCTGAAGGAGCGTCCGTACGCTATCCTCTTCATCGACGAGATCCACACGCTGATCGGTGTCGGCGCGGCTTCGGGTGGAACGCTTGATGCGTCGACCCTGCTCAAGCCTGCGTTGTCCTCGGGCAACCTGAAGTGCATCGGCGCGACCACTTTCACCGAATGCCGCGGTATCTTCGAGAAGGATATGGCGCTGTCGCGTCGATTCCAGAAGGTCGACGTAAACGAACCTTCTGTCAAACAGACGGTGGCGATCCTGCGCGGGCTCAAGTCGCGCTTCGAAGCGTATCACGGCGTGAAGTATTCGTCGGATGCGCTGTGGGCTTCCGCTGAATTGTCGGCGCGCTTCATCACAGATCGTCACCTACCGGACAAGGCGATCGACGTGATCGACGAAGCAGGCGCGGCGCAGCGGATCCTGCCGAAGTCGAAGCAAAAAGGGACCATTGGCACGTCCGAGATCGAGGCAATCATCTCGAAGATCGCGCGTGTCCCATCGCAAAGCGTTTCGCAGGACGATCGCAGCAGGCTGCAGACGCTCGCTCGAGACCTGAAAAGCGTAGTGTTCGGCCAGGAACCGGCGATCGACGCGCTGGCAGCGGCGATCAAGATGGCGCGCGCGGGTCTCGGCAAGCGAGACAAGCCGATCGGCGGGTTCCTGTTCTCTGGTCCGACCGGCGTCGGAAAGACCGAGGTGGCGCGGCAGCTCGCGTTCACGCTCGGTATCGAGCTGATTCGTTTCGACATGTCCGAGTACATGGAGGGTCACGCGGTCAGCCGTCTGATCGGCGCCCCTCCCGGTTATGTCGGTTTTAACCAGGGTGGCCTGCTGACCGATGCCGTCACCACGAAGCCGCATTGCGTACTGCTGCTCGATGAAATTGAGAAGGCGCATCCGGACATCTTCAACCTGCTGCTGCAGGTGATGGACTACGGCACGCTGACCGACAACAACGGTCGAAAGACGGATTTCCGCAACGTCATCATCATCATGACGACCAATGCGGGTACCGAGTCGATGCAGAAGGCCACCATCGGCTTCACCTCTCGTCGGGAAGTCGGTGACGAGATGTTGGAGATCAAACGCTTCTTCACGCCGGAGTTCCGCAATCGCTTGGACGCGACGATTAGCTTCCGCTCGCTTGATGAGGAAATCATCATGCGCGTGGTGGACAAGTTCCTGATCCAGCTCGAGGACCAGCTCCATGAGAGGAAGGTTGATGCGCGGTTCACCGACGCACTGCGCAAGTACCTTTCAAAGAAGGGCTTCGATCCGCTAATGGGTGCGCGTCCGATGCAGCGCCTGATCCAGGACACAATCCGTTGCGCGCTGGCCGACGAACTGCTGTTCGGAAAGCTCGTCAATGGCGGTTACGTGACGGTCGATGTCGATGAGAATAACACCGTGCAGCTGTCCTGCGACAATTCGACCGAACCGCTGAAGCCGAGCGAGGAAACACTCCAACTGGAGTGA
- the cyaY gene encoding iron donor protein CyaY, translating into MSETEYLTRAEAVLAALGRCVDEANEGDLDIDLGRNDRVVTLSFKNGTKIVVNLQSPMQQIWIATKSGGFHYRYVDGAWRDTRSGDEFFAALTRYASEQAGELVKFSA; encoded by the coding sequence ATGAGCGAAACCGAATACCTGACCCGCGCCGAGGCCGTCCTGGCGGCCCTCGGGCGCTGCGTGGACGAGGCCAACGAAGGCGATCTTGACATTGATCTGGGCCGTAACGATAGGGTCGTCACGCTGAGTTTCAAGAACGGCACGAAGATTGTTGTGAATCTTCAGTCGCCGATGCAGCAGATCTGGATCGCAACCAAGTCGGGTGGCTTCCATTACCGCTACGTCGATGGTGCTTGGCGCGACACGCGCTCGGGCGACGAGTTCTTCGCGGCACTTACGCGCTACGCCAGCGAGCAGGCTGGAGAACTGGTGAAATTTAGCGCCTGA
- the iscX gene encoding Fe-S cluster assembly protein IscX, giving the protein MKWTDSLEIAIALAEKFPDVDPKTIRFTDLRQWVLKLEGFEDDHARSGEKILEAIQSHWIDEFDCDGA; this is encoded by the coding sequence ATGAAATGGACCGATTCGCTCGAGATCGCGATTGCGCTCGCCGAGAAGTTTCCTGACGTAGATCCGAAGACGATCCGCTTCACCGATCTACGCCAGTGGGTCCTCAAGCTTGAAGGTTTCGAGGACGATCACGCGCGTTCAGGCGAGAAGATCCTCGAGGCGATCCAGTCACACTGGATCGATGAATTCGACTGTGACGGTGCATGA
- a CDS encoding D-2-hydroxyacid dehydrogenase family protein: MKIAILDDYQDAVRKLTCFELLADHEVQVFNNTVRGLGQLASRLAEVEALVLIPERTHITSQLLAKLPDLRIVSQTGKASPHIDMVACTDRGIAVLEGTGSPVAPAELTWALIMSAQRRIPQYVANLKQGAWQQSGLKTSSMPPNFGLGQVLRGQTLGIWGYGNIGQMVAGYGKAFGMKVLVWGRAHSVEHARADGHDTATDREAFFEKADILTLHLRMNDGTRGIVKQDDLMRMKPTSLLVNTSSAELLEDSALVNALAYNRPGLVAIDVFESEPILQGYSLLRMENVICTPHIGYVERESYELYFSAAFRNILSFNAGDMSSVANPDALVGGRGRRAGARTAMNSHHFGGL; encoded by the coding sequence ATGAAAATAGCCATCCTCGACGACTATCAGGACGCCGTCCGCAAACTCACCTGTTTCGAGTTGCTCGCCGACCACGAGGTTCAGGTTTTCAATAATACCGTGCGCGGGCTCGGCCAGCTCGCGAGCCGCCTCGCCGAAGTTGAGGCCCTGGTCCTGATTCCAGAACGTACGCACATCACTTCGCAACTGCTGGCAAAACTTCCGGATCTACGTATAGTCAGCCAGACTGGCAAGGCCTCTCCTCATATCGACATGGTCGCCTGCACGGATCGCGGCATCGCCGTGCTGGAGGGCACTGGCTCGCCGGTAGCACCGGCCGAGCTGACCTGGGCGCTAATCATGTCTGCCCAGCGCCGCATTCCGCAATATGTCGCCAACCTCAAGCAGGGAGCCTGGCAACAATCAGGCCTAAAGACCTCGTCGATGCCACCCAATTTCGGGCTCGGTCAGGTGCTGCGCGGCCAGACGCTCGGAATCTGGGGCTACGGAAATATCGGCCAAATGGTGGCCGGCTACGGCAAGGCTTTCGGCATGAAAGTACTGGTCTGGGGCCGCGCGCACTCGGTGGAGCACGCGCGCGCCGACGGCCACGATACGGCGACCGACCGGGAGGCCTTCTTCGAAAAAGCCGACATCTTGACCCTGCATCTGCGCATGAACGATGGGACGCGTGGCATCGTCAAGCAGGACGACCTGATGCGCATGAAGCCGACCTCGCTTCTGGTGAATACCAGCAGCGCTGAACTGCTCGAGGACAGCGCGCTGGTCAATGCACTCGCCTACAACCGACCAGGCCTGGTCGCCATCGATGTGTTTGAGAGCGAGCCGATCCTGCAGGGCTACAGCCTGCTGCGCATGGAGAACGTGATCTGCACGCCGCATATCGGCTATGTCGAGCGCGAGAGTTACGAGCTGTATTTCAGTGCTGCGTTCCGCAATATCCTCTCTTTCAATGCGGGCGACATGTCGAGCGTGGCCAACCCCGACGCACTGGTCGGCGGGCGCGGTCGGCGCGCAGGAGCGCGCACGGCGATGAATTCTCATCATTTCGGCGGTCTCTAG
- the fmt gene encoding methionyl-tRNA formyltransferase, giving the protein MSHSLRIIFAGTPEFAAVALAGIHQAGLPVPLVLTQPDRRAGRGMKLQASAVKQYALTHGLPVAQPPSLRRNGKFPVEACAALDTLNATPHDVMVVAAYGLLLPQEVLDIPRHGCINIHASLLPRWRGGAPIHRSIEAGDTETGVTLMQMDAGLDTGAIISETRVAIAGDDTTASLHDKLATHGAQLIVEALVKLEREGSFAATPQPTEGITYAEKIGKCEAALDWREPAEVLARRIRAFAQFPGGSGTLDGSVLKLWAAEAVAGLGEAEPGTIVEAGAEGVLVACGSGMLRVTQLQKPGGKRLSAREFLAGTPLSTGQRFTLPEPS; this is encoded by the coding sequence ATGAGCCATTCGTTGCGCATTATTTTTGCCGGCACGCCGGAGTTTGCCGCGGTCGCGTTGGCCGGGATCCACCAGGCGGGCTTGCCGGTGCCCCTCGTGCTCACTCAGCCAGACCGGCGCGCCGGTCGCGGTATGAAGCTGCAGGCTAGCGCGGTCAAGCAGTACGCGCTTACACATGGCCTGCCAGTCGCGCAGCCGCCCTCTCTGCGCCGCAACGGCAAGTTCCCCGTCGAGGCGTGTGCCGCGCTCGACACGTTGAATGCGACGCCGCACGACGTGATGGTCGTGGCCGCCTACGGCCTGCTGCTTCCGCAGGAAGTGCTCGACATCCCACGCCATGGCTGCATCAACATCCACGCCTCGCTGCTGCCGCGCTGGAGAGGCGGTGCGCCGATCCACCGCTCGATCGAGGCTGGAGACACCGAGACTGGCGTCACACTGATGCAGATGGACGCGGGGCTCGATACCGGCGCGATAATCTCGGAAACGCGCGTGGCGATCGCCGGGGATGACACGACGGCCTCGCTACACGACAAGCTTGCGACACACGGCGCGCAGCTGATCGTCGAGGCGCTGGTGAAGCTCGAGCGCGAGGGCAGCTTCGCAGCCACGCCGCAACCGACTGAGGGCATCACCTATGCCGAGAAGATCGGCAAGTGCGAGGCTGCGCTTGACTGGCGGGAGCCTGCCGAAGTGCTGGCGCGGCGTATTCGCGCCTTCGCTCAGTTCCCAGGTGGCTCGGGCACGCTCGACGGCAGCGTGCTGAAGCTGTGGGCTGCCGAGGCAGTGGCCGGGCTCGGCGAGGCCGAGCCCGGCACGATCGTCGAGGCCGGTGCCGAAGGCGTACTGGTCGCCTGCGGTAGCGGCATGCTGCGCGTCACGCAATTGCAGAAGCCCGGCGGAAAGCGGCTGTCCGCGCGTGAATTCTTGGCCGGCACGCCGCTCTCGACCGGACAGCGTTTTACCTTACCCGAGCCGTCCTGA